Within the Plesiomonas shigelloides genome, the region GCTAAAAACGAAAATGACAGCGCCGAGCTTTGCGGCAAGATGGCCATCCGGCGGGCGAGTATTGGCGCTGGCCACTGCGACTGCGGTTGGCCGAACAAGCGGATCTCGCCTTGCGCCGCCATTTCGCCACTGATGCACTTGAGTAAGGTGGATTTACCGGTGCCGTTGGGGCCGAGCAGTACGGTGAGCTCACCGGCTCGCAAGTCTAACGACAGCTGCGATAAAATCTGGCGTCGACCACGTTGTAAGGTCAGATTACGCAATTCGACCACGGTCATGCGGCGCTCCTTTTTTGTTGGATCAGCAGCCAGATAAAAAACGGTGCGCCGAGCAGCGCGGTGATGATCCCAACCGGAATTTCTGCCGGTGCCGCCAATTGGCGCGCCAGTAAGTCTGCCAGCAGCAATAAGATTGCGCCACACAGCGCACTCAGCGGCAGCAAATTACGATAATCTGGGCCGCACAGCATGCGTACCAGATGGGGCACGATCAGACCGATAAACCCAATCATCCCTGAGACTGACACTGAAACGCCAATACCCACCGCACAGCCGATGATCAAGCGACGTTTGAGCCGCTCGACATTCACGCCCAGATGCCGTGCTTCGGACTCCCCCAGCAGCAGGGCATTGAGCGCAGGGGCTTGTCGATAAAATCCGACCAGCAATACCAGCAGGGTGAGGCTACTGAGCAGTAAGGTGTCCCAACGGGCACCGGCGAGGGAGCCCATCTGCCAAAGCGACAGATCGCGCAGTTGCTGATCATCGGCCAGATAGCTCAACAATCCCAGACCGGAAAATGCGATAGCGCCAATGGCCACGCCGGCCAATAACATCATGTTGACCGAGGTGCCAAACGGTGTGCGCCCGATACGGTAGACCAGCAGTGTGGTCAGCATCCCACACAAAAACGCACACAGCGCGGTATAACCGAGCGACAACCAACCCAGACTGAAACCGGCGATACTCAAACCGGCCAGCGACACGCCGGCAGGAAGCAAAACAATCGACAATCCCGCCCCCAGCGCCGCGCCGCCACTGACACCGATAATGCCCGGATCAGCCAAGGGGTTACGAAAGAGCCCCTGCAACACCGCGCCCGCCAGTGCCAAAATTCCCCCCACACTGATGCACAGCAGGGTGCGCGGCAGACGGATGGTCTGAATAATCAATTGCTGTGTGCTCAGATCGTTGGCGTGGCTCGGTAACGAAAGCAGCGCCTGCAGGCTCTCACTTAACGGCAGGCGCACCGGACCGGTGGCAATTGACAGCAGCAACATGAAGCTCAGCAGCAGCAATCCACTGCTACCGAGCAAAGAGAGTTTCAGTCGTAACATCGGGCGTTCCGCTTACTGCTGATTCAGGTGATTGGCCAGACGCTGGGCTTCGCTCAAGGTGCTCAGGCCGATACCACCAATCAACGCTTTACCGTTAATCGGTAGCACCGCTTTATTGCGTCCAGCCGGTGTGTTTTGCAGTAACGGTTGTTTGGCCAGCAGAGAGTCGGCATCGTCAGTCCAATTGCGCTCGCTGACCACAATCAAATCCGGCTGCATGGCCAGCAGACTTTCGGCTGACACCGTTTGGTAATTACGCACCGAAGCGGCCGGATTCACGGCGCCGGCTAAGGTCAGCAGAGTATCGGCGGGAGTATTGCCGCCAGCAATCATCGGCGGGCGACCATCATGCAGCAGCAGATACACGGCTTTGAGCGGTTTGCCGTGTTGCTTGCTCTGCAACTGAGCACGCGTTTGTGCGAGTTGTTCGAGCTGTCGATCGATTTTCGTCTGCAGTGTTTGGCCTTCGGCTTCTTTATGCAGCAGGGCAGCAATTTGCGTCACTTGCGCTTTGAGCGCTTCTGGTGTGGTATCGGACTGCAACACGGTCAGGGGAATTTTGGCCTGT harbors:
- a CDS encoding FecCD family ABC transporter permease, yielding MLRLKLSLLGSSGLLLLSFMLLLSIATGPVRLPLSESLQALLSLPSHANDLSTQQLIIQTIRLPRTLLCISVGGILALAGAVLQGLFRNPLADPGIIGVSGGAALGAGLSIVLLPAGVSLAGLSIAGFSLGWLSLGYTALCAFLCGMLTTLLVYRIGRTPFGTSVNMMLLAGVAIGAIAFSGLGLLSYLADDQQLRDLSLWQMGSLAGARWDTLLLSSLTLLVLLVGFYRQAPALNALLLGESEARHLGVNVERLKRRLIIGCAVGIGVSVSVSGMIGFIGLIVPHLVRMLCGPDYRNLLPLSALCGAILLLLADLLARQLAAPAEIPVGIITALLGAPFFIWLLIQQKRSAA
- a CDS encoding hemin ABC transporter substrate-binding protein gives rise to the protein MKQMRLSHYALLACLSLPTVTLHAAPTDSAAMSTHPVAASATPPIAPQTAPTRVISAGSNVTEIIVALGAGDVLVGVDSSSRLPADSKAATLGYIRQLPAEGMLALRPDYVIGSDEMAPASALTALQQAKIPLTVLQSDTTPEALKAQVTQIAALLHKEAEGQTLQTKIDRQLEQLAQTRAQLQSKQHGKPLKAVYLLLHDGRPPMIAGGNTPADTLLTLAGAVNPAASVRNYQTVSAESLLAMQPDLIVVSERNWTDDADSLLAKQPLLQNTPAGRNKAVLPINGKALIGGIGLSTLSEAQRLANHLNQQ